The following proteins are co-located in the Rickettsiales bacterium genome:
- the htpG gene encoding molecular chaperone HtpG translates to MTKQTLKFSAETDKVFNLMVHSLYQNKDIVLRELISNASDACDKLRYLAIQQPDLLGADELKIKIELDKKNRLLKISDNGIGMTRENLIENLGTIARSGTQKFLENIANDNFKDNQLIGQFGVGFYSAFMIADNVNVISQYAGETKAHIWNSKGDGEFTIEESSANIGRGTIITLHIKPEEDDFLDKFHLKNIIDNYSNHIAFKIYFKDAESPEILVNEGKALWLKNKNEITNEEYEEFYKSLSHLGDDKPFLTIHNKAEGLVEYNSLLFVPSKKPFDLYHPDRITRLKLYIKRVLISENLDVIPAYLRFIRGVVDSNDLPLNISRETIQNNNVMQKIKTSITKKILKELSNKLTNDRENYNKFWQNFGAVLKEGLCDGLEPRDEILEACLFQTNKSEEFISLKQYIENIKENQKAIYYINSPDRKTGLDNPQLEGFVKRGFEVIILTDSVDDFWVNVLHEYKGHKFKSVIKSGDDLEEIKTENAENKNPQEENTSAENKGNLNNLINLIKEVLGDKISSVKKTNKLYESPACLSVPEGAMDIRLERFLVENKQIQTSTAKIFEINPEHNIIKKLAKIADDSKNNNSQDLEKAKNLILLLFAEANITEGEPVPDIKHFTSNLNKLIEASL, encoded by the coding sequence ATGACCAAACAAACTCTAAAATTCTCAGCGGAAACTGATAAGGTTTTTAACCTAATGGTTCATTCGCTTTATCAAAATAAGGATATTGTTCTGCGTGAGCTTATCTCCAACGCCTCAGATGCTTGTGATAAACTAAGATATTTGGCAATTCAGCAGCCTGATTTGCTTGGCGCTGATGAGTTAAAAATCAAAATTGAGCTAGATAAAAAAAATCGCCTGCTCAAAATTTCTGATAATGGAATTGGAATGACGCGAGAAAATCTTATTGAAAATCTTGGAACAATTGCACGCAGTGGGACACAAAAATTTTTGGAAAATATCGCTAATGATAATTTTAAGGACAATCAATTAATCGGCCAGTTTGGCGTGGGTTTTTATTCTGCTTTTATGATTGCAGATAATGTAAATGTTATCTCGCAATATGCGGGTGAAACTAAAGCTCACATCTGGAATTCTAAGGGTGATGGTGAATTTACAATTGAAGAATCTTCAGCAAACATCGGTAGAGGAACAATAATTACACTCCATATTAAACCTGAAGAAGATGATTTTTTAGATAAATTTCACCTCAAAAATATAATTGATAATTATTCAAATCACATCGCATTCAAAATTTATTTCAAAGATGCAGAAAGCCCAGAAATCCTAGTAAATGAAGGAAAAGCACTATGGCTAAAAAATAAAAATGAAATCACAAATGAGGAATATGAAGAATTTTATAAATCGCTTTCTCATTTAGGTGATGACAAACCATTTTTAACCATTCACAATAAGGCAGAAGGCTTGGTTGAATATAATTCCCTGCTTTTTGTGCCTTCAAAAAAGCCATTTGATTTATATCACCCAGATAGAATAACTCGCCTCAAATTATACATAAAAAGAGTTCTAATTTCTGAGAATTTAGATGTAATACCTGCCTATCTAAGGTTCATAAGGGGTGTAGTTGATAGTAATGATTTACCGCTAAATATTAGCCGTGAAACTATTCAAAATAATAATGTGATGCAGAAAATCAAAACTTCTATCACGAAAAAGATTTTGAAAGAATTATCAAATAAATTAACTAATGATAGAGAAAATTATAATAAATTTTGGCAGAATTTTGGGGCGGTTCTTAAGGAAGGCCTTTGCGATGGCTTAGAGCCAAGAGATGAAATTTTAGAGGCTTGCCTGTTCCAAACCAATAAATCTGAGGAATTTATCAGCCTAAAACAATATATTGAAAATATCAAAGAAAATCAAAAAGCAATTTATTATATTAACTCACCTGATAGGAAGACAGGTCTTGATAACCCTCAGCTTGAGGGCTTCGTTAAAAGGGGCTTTGAGGTTATAATTCTAACAGATAGCGTTGATGATTTTTGGGTTAATGTTCTGCATGAATATAAAGGACATAAATTCAAATCTGTAATTAAATCAGGTGATGATTTGGAAGAAATAAAAACCGAAAATGCTGAAAATAAAAACCCACAAGAAGAAAATACTTCTGCTGAAAATAAAGGCAATTTAAATAATTTAATTAATCTAATTAAGGAAGTTTTGGGCGATAAAATTAGCTCAGTTAAGAAAACAAATAAACTTTATGAAAGCCCTGCTTGCCTTTCTGTTCCAGAGGGTGCGATGGATATTAGACTTGAGAGATTTTTAGTTGAAAACAAGCAAATTCAAACATCAACTGCAAAAATTTTTGAGATTAATCCTGAACATAATATAATCAAGAAATTAGCAAAAATAGCTGATGATTCAAAAAATAATAATTCTCAAGATTTAGAAAAAGCAAAAAATCTAATTCTGCTTTTATTTGCTGAAGCAAATATCACTGAAGGTGAGCCAGTGCCAGATATCAAGCACTTCACAAGCAACCTTAATAAATTAATTGAGGCTAGTTTATAG